A window of Rufibacter sp. LB8 contains these coding sequences:
- a CDS encoding pentapeptide repeat-containing protein, which translates to MNRFLTCFFLLALLPFLAQAQTTVTAAEILAKINKGEAVSYQNATITGNLDLTKLQNMALKPDKPGTNTYNSKEFISTVTAPISFKNCTFTGNVLAYFNPDNLRDKSLTETGKSLNEVYNTVFNKEVRFEKCVFTAEAAFKYAEFKDQVSFAGSSFKKEALFKYTKFSQSTDFSNTAFEGMAIFKYTKFPQEALFQNAVFRQEASFKYAHFPQGADFSTAQFSGLADFKYANFAGKTDWQGTAFHAGRDIKYTKMKDSPFKDAARKEKVR; encoded by the coding sequence ATGAACCGATTTCTGACATGCTTTTTCCTGCTGGCGCTGCTGCCTTTTTTAGCGCAGGCCCAAACCACCGTCACCGCCGCTGAGATTCTGGCCAAGATCAACAAAGGCGAGGCCGTGTCTTACCAGAACGCCACCATCACCGGTAACCTGGACCTCACCAAGTTGCAGAACATGGCCCTCAAGCCAGACAAGCCCGGCACCAACACATACAACAGCAAGGAATTCATCAGTACGGTTACGGCGCCCATCAGCTTTAAGAACTGCACTTTCACGGGCAACGTACTGGCCTATTTCAACCCAGACAACCTGCGCGACAAAAGCCTGACCGAAACCGGCAAGAGCCTGAACGAAGTGTACAATACCGTTTTTAACAAGGAAGTTCGGTTTGAGAAATGCGTGTTCACCGCCGAGGCCGCCTTCAAGTACGCCGAGTTCAAAGACCAGGTCTCCTTTGCGGGCAGTTCGTTCAAGAAAGAAGCGCTTTTCAAGTACACCAAGTTCAGCCAGTCCACCGATTTCAGCAACACTGCCTTTGAGGGCATGGCCATTTTTAAATACACGAAATTTCCGCAGGAAGCCCTGTTCCAGAACGCGGTGTTCCGCCAGGAAGCCAGCTTTAAATATGCCCATTTCCCGCAGGGCGCCGACTTCAGCACGGCCCAGTTTTCCGGCCTCGCCGATTTCAAATACGCCAACTTCGCCGGCAAAACCGACTGGCAAGGCACCGCCTTCCACGCCGGCCGTGACATTAAATACACCAAAATGAAAGATTCGCCTTTCAAAGACGCTGCCAGGAAGGAGAAAGTCAGGTAG